One genomic window of Streptomyces sp. NBC_01498 includes the following:
- a CDS encoding cobalamin B12-binding domain-containing protein, whose product MAQSQGGLTVLVTSTRSDSHNWNLVFLQLLVEELGHRVIGLGPCVPDELLIERCLAHRPDLVVMSSVNGHGYRDGLGAIVRLRQEPGLAELPVVIGGKLGVTGAPDTDSALELLDAGFTAVFDDGNVAAFREFLALLPGRTPAGTRRNRVTA is encoded by the coding sequence ATGGCGCAGTCGCAGGGCGGGCTCACGGTTCTGGTGACCAGTACCCGATCCGACTCGCACAACTGGAACCTGGTCTTCCTTCAGCTTCTCGTCGAGGAGCTGGGGCACCGGGTGATCGGGCTCGGCCCCTGTGTGCCGGACGAGCTGCTGATCGAGCGGTGCCTGGCGCACCGCCCGGACCTGGTCGTGATGAGCAGCGTCAACGGCCACGGGTACCGCGACGGACTCGGTGCCATCGTCCGGCTGCGCCAGGAGCCGGGGCTCGCCGAGCTGCCGGTCGTCATCGGCGGCAAGCTCGGGGTGACCGGGGCGCCCGACACCGACAGTGCGCTGGAGCTGCTCGACGCGGGATTCACCGCCGTCTTCGACGACGGGAACGTGGCGGCCTTCCGGGAGTTCCTGGCGCTGCTGCCGGGCCGTACGCCGGCCGGCACGCGGCGGAACCGGGTGACGGCATGA
- a CDS encoding methylaspartate mutase: MTTAGTTTRTPTARTAGTGARTATTRTATPGTPVSSGAPAVASPFGRFVAESADAGRLVVQPRMGFGEFPRMRHGLERTRSAAATTVGTLTIDSYTRLGDHAAARRALDDGARLNGYPIVSHTRETTRALLDGVHDASFPVQVRHGSSQPRHIIRALAGVGLDATEGGPVSYCLPYGRTPLRESVRNWADACELLAATVPAPHLESFGGCMLGQLCPPSLLVAISLLEAVFFTRHGIGSVSMSYAQQTHPGQDEEAVLALRRLAAEFLPAGTDWHIVLYTYMGVFPVTPHGARRLLEESARLAVRSGARRLIVKTAAEAHRIPTVDENVQSLEAAARAAAGTASGPAGPGPAESGVYAEARAFVTAVLDLGDDLGRSLTTAFERGHLDIPFCLHPDNAGRSRSFVDPEGLLRWSSVGSMPIRPRAAPGARTAMTSDQLMSALHGVARRFDHQ; this comes from the coding sequence ATGACGACCGCCGGGACCACGACGCGAACGCCGACCGCCCGCACCGCCGGTACCGGGGCGCGGACGGCGACCACCCGTACGGCAACCCCCGGGACGCCCGTCTCCTCCGGCGCGCCGGCCGTCGCCTCGCCCTTCGGCCGGTTCGTGGCCGAGTCCGCCGACGCGGGCCGGCTCGTGGTCCAGCCCCGGATGGGGTTCGGTGAATTCCCCCGGATGCGGCACGGCCTGGAGCGGACCAGGTCCGCGGCGGCCACCACCGTCGGGACCCTGACCATCGACAGCTACACCCGGCTGGGCGACCACGCGGCGGCCCGCCGGGCCCTGGACGACGGGGCCCGGCTCAACGGCTACCCGATCGTCAGCCACACCCGGGAGACCACCCGGGCGCTGCTCGACGGGGTGCACGACGCGTCCTTCCCGGTGCAGGTGCGCCACGGCTCCTCGCAGCCCCGGCACATCATCCGGGCGCTGGCCGGGGTGGGGCTCGACGCCACGGAGGGCGGCCCCGTCTCGTACTGCCTGCCCTACGGCCGTACACCCCTGCGGGAGTCGGTCCGCAACTGGGCGGACGCCTGCGAACTGCTGGCCGCCACGGTGCCCGCCCCGCATCTGGAGAGCTTCGGCGGCTGCATGCTCGGCCAGCTCTGCCCGCCGAGCCTGCTGGTCGCGATCAGCCTCCTCGAGGCGGTGTTCTTCACCCGGCACGGAATCGGCAGCGTCTCCATGAGCTACGCGCAGCAGACGCATCCGGGCCAGGACGAGGAGGCGGTCCTCGCGCTGCGCCGGCTGGCGGCGGAGTTCCTGCCGGCCGGGACCGACTGGCACATCGTCCTCTACACGTACATGGGCGTCTTCCCCGTCACCCCGCACGGGGCCCGGCGGCTGCTGGAGGAGTCCGCGCGCCTCGCGGTCCGCTCCGGGGCACGGCGTCTGATCGTCAAGACCGCGGCCGAGGCGCACCGTATCCCCACCGTCGACGAGAACGTCCAGTCGCTGGAGGCCGCGGCGCGCGCGGCGGCCGGGACCGCGTCGGGTCCGGCGGGACCGGGTCCCGCCGAGAGCGGGGTGTACGCGGAGGCGCGGGCCTTCGTCACGGCGGTGCTGGACCTCGGCGACGACCTCGGACGGTCGCTGACCACGGCGTTCGAGCGCGGTCATCTGGACATCCCGTTCTGTCTGCACCCGGACAACGCCGGCCGGTCCCGGAGCTTCGTGGACCCGGAGGGGCTGCTGCGCTGGTCGTCGGTGGGGTCGATGCCGATACGGCCCCGGGCCGCGCCCGGAGCGCGGACCGCCATGACCTCGGACCAGCTGATGTCCGCCCTGCACGGTGTCGCAAGGAGGTTCGACCACCAATGA